Proteins encoded within one genomic window of Setaria italica strain Yugu1 chromosome IV, Setaria_italica_v2.0, whole genome shotgun sequence:
- the LOC101777857 gene encoding zinc finger CCCH domain-containing protein 13 isoform X1, producing MREGMRERDRGGGADALDAPPFRGPAYKTKLCALWRGRGGCSRPNCGFAHGEAELRRPPPRASFQPRPRPGRRDYRDQDFRVRPERRHSPRGRYSPERDNRGRSVRDGKPSSQDRESSRSRSPIRKSERKHSKSPDGGKTNSSESFRTSDNEDREKDEKYFTSDEKNGCEAQLKQMHLDMEALREDKSKLETILEKKTDEERKLCTRVEDLELQLNKEKEDCQRMTSKTKKLIKAHGRYIKAKEDLKRSQARFERFADLLASDILKPSTKEQGSTGITANEDPYEMSPPSDQRQNHVSASRKRPIALSASEEAKTGKRQRDNDDDMIPASENYRPEDALEHVQDSKGTDIPKPFTAKQKLGEGDYREEGNIVSSTNIFADRYKGDDEEVDVD from the exons ATGCGGGAGGGGATGAGGGAGAGGGATAGAGGTGGGGGCGCGGATGCGCTGGACGCTCCTCCCTTCCGCGGCCCGGCGTACAAGACGAAGCTGTGCGCGCTGTGGAGGGGCAGGGGCGGCTGCTCCCGCCCCAACTGCGGCTTCGCCCACGGCGAGGCTGAGCTCCGGAGGCCGCCTCCCCGTGCCTCGTTCCAGCCTCGCCCTCGGCCTG GGAGGCGAGATTACAGAGACCAAGACTTTAGAGTCAGGCCTGAGAGAAGACACTCACCTCGTGGGAGGTATTCCCCTGAAAGAGATAACAGGGGTCGTTCAGTTCGTGATGGGAAACCAAGTTCTCAAGATAGGG AATCTAGCCGTTCAAGATCACCTATCAGGAAGAG CgagagaaagcatagcaaaagTCCTGATGGTGGAAAAACCAATTCTTCCGAAAGTTTCAGAACTTCTGATAATGAAGACAGAGAAAAGGATGAAAAATACTTTACAAGTGATGAGAAAAATGGTTGTGAAGCACAG CTGAAGCAAATGCATCTCGATATGGAAGCGTTACGTGAAGATAAATCTAAGCTGGAG ACGATATTGGAGAAGAAGACTGATGAAGAGCGCAAACTTTGTACCAGAGTAGAAGATCTTGAATTGCAATTGAACAAAGAGAAAGAAGATTGCCAAAG GATGACCTCCAAAACAAAGAAGCTCATCAAAGCACATGGGCGTTATATAAAAGCAAAGGAGGATTTAAAGAG GTCTCAAGCTCGCTTTGAGAGGTTTGCAGATTTGCTTGCTTCAGATATTTTGAAGCCTTCTACCAAGGAACAAGGTTCAACTGGTATTACTGCCAATGAAGATCCATATGAAATGAGCCCACCAAGTGATCAAAGACAAAATCATGTTTCAGCATCGAGGAAAAGACCTATTGCCCTATCAGCAAGTGAAGAAGCAAAAACTG GGAAGCGACAGAGAgacaatgatgatgatatgatccCAGCATCAGAGAACTATAGACCAGAGGATGCTCTAGAACATGTCCAAGATAGCAAGGGAACTGATATACCAAAACCATTTACAGCGAAGCAGAAATTAGGGGAGGGTGACTACCGCGAGGAAGGAAACATTGTTTCTTCAACCAATATTTTTGCAGACAGG TACAAgggcgatgatgaggaagttgaTGTTGATTAA
- the LOC101777857 gene encoding zinc finger CCCH domain-containing protein 13 isoform X2 — protein sequence MAQGCGRRDYRDQDFRVRPERRHSPRGRYSPERDNRGRSVRDGKPSSQDRESSRSRSPIRKSERKHSKSPDGGKTNSSESFRTSDNEDREKDEKYFTSDEKNGCEAQLKQMHLDMEALREDKSKLETILEKKTDEERKLCTRVEDLELQLNKEKEDCQRMTSKTKKLIKAHGRYIKAKEDLKRSQARFERFADLLASDILKPSTKEQGSTGITANEDPYEMSPPSDQRQNHVSASRKRPIALSASEEAKTGKRQRDNDDDMIPASENYRPEDALEHVQDSKGTDIPKPFTAKQKLGEGDYREEGNIVSSTNIFADRYKGDDEEVDVD from the exons ATGGCTCAAGGTTGTG GGAGGCGAGATTACAGAGACCAAGACTTTAGAGTCAGGCCTGAGAGAAGACACTCACCTCGTGGGAGGTATTCCCCTGAAAGAGATAACAGGGGTCGTTCAGTTCGTGATGGGAAACCAAGTTCTCAAGATAGGG AATCTAGCCGTTCAAGATCACCTATCAGGAAGAG CgagagaaagcatagcaaaagTCCTGATGGTGGAAAAACCAATTCTTCCGAAAGTTTCAGAACTTCTGATAATGAAGACAGAGAAAAGGATGAAAAATACTTTACAAGTGATGAGAAAAATGGTTGTGAAGCACAG CTGAAGCAAATGCATCTCGATATGGAAGCGTTACGTGAAGATAAATCTAAGCTGGAG ACGATATTGGAGAAGAAGACTGATGAAGAGCGCAAACTTTGTACCAGAGTAGAAGATCTTGAATTGCAATTGAACAAAGAGAAAGAAGATTGCCAAAG GATGACCTCCAAAACAAAGAAGCTCATCAAAGCACATGGGCGTTATATAAAAGCAAAGGAGGATTTAAAGAG GTCTCAAGCTCGCTTTGAGAGGTTTGCAGATTTGCTTGCTTCAGATATTTTGAAGCCTTCTACCAAGGAACAAGGTTCAACTGGTATTACTGCCAATGAAGATCCATATGAAATGAGCCCACCAAGTGATCAAAGACAAAATCATGTTTCAGCATCGAGGAAAAGACCTATTGCCCTATCAGCAAGTGAAGAAGCAAAAACTG GGAAGCGACAGAGAgacaatgatgatgatatgatccCAGCATCAGAGAACTATAGACCAGAGGATGCTCTAGAACATGTCCAAGATAGCAAGGGAACTGATATACCAAAACCATTTACAGCGAAGCAGAAATTAGGGGAGGGTGACTACCGCGAGGAAGGAAACATTGTTTCTTCAACCAATATTTTTGCAGACAGG TACAAgggcgatgatgaggaagttgaTGTTGATTAA
- the LOC101777857 gene encoding zinc finger CCCH domain-containing protein 13 isoform X3, with the protein MAQGRRDYRDQDFRVRPERRHSPRGRYSPERDNRGRSVRDGKPSSQDRESSRSRSPIRKSERKHSKSPDGGKTNSSESFRTSDNEDREKDEKYFTSDEKNGCEAQLKQMHLDMEALREDKSKLETILEKKTDEERKLCTRVEDLELQLNKEKEDCQRMTSKTKKLIKAHGRYIKAKEDLKRSQARFERFADLLASDILKPSTKEQGSTGITANEDPYEMSPPSDQRQNHVSASRKRPIALSASEEAKTGKRQRDNDDDMIPASENYRPEDALEHVQDSKGTDIPKPFTAKQKLGEGDYREEGNIVSSTNIFADRYKGDDEEVDVD; encoded by the exons ATGGCTCAAG GGAGGCGAGATTACAGAGACCAAGACTTTAGAGTCAGGCCTGAGAGAAGACACTCACCTCGTGGGAGGTATTCCCCTGAAAGAGATAACAGGGGTCGTTCAGTTCGTGATGGGAAACCAAGTTCTCAAGATAGGG AATCTAGCCGTTCAAGATCACCTATCAGGAAGAG CgagagaaagcatagcaaaagTCCTGATGGTGGAAAAACCAATTCTTCCGAAAGTTTCAGAACTTCTGATAATGAAGACAGAGAAAAGGATGAAAAATACTTTACAAGTGATGAGAAAAATGGTTGTGAAGCACAG CTGAAGCAAATGCATCTCGATATGGAAGCGTTACGTGAAGATAAATCTAAGCTGGAG ACGATATTGGAGAAGAAGACTGATGAAGAGCGCAAACTTTGTACCAGAGTAGAAGATCTTGAATTGCAATTGAACAAAGAGAAAGAAGATTGCCAAAG GATGACCTCCAAAACAAAGAAGCTCATCAAAGCACATGGGCGTTATATAAAAGCAAAGGAGGATTTAAAGAG GTCTCAAGCTCGCTTTGAGAGGTTTGCAGATTTGCTTGCTTCAGATATTTTGAAGCCTTCTACCAAGGAACAAGGTTCAACTGGTATTACTGCCAATGAAGATCCATATGAAATGAGCCCACCAAGTGATCAAAGACAAAATCATGTTTCAGCATCGAGGAAAAGACCTATTGCCCTATCAGCAAGTGAAGAAGCAAAAACTG GGAAGCGACAGAGAgacaatgatgatgatatgatccCAGCATCAGAGAACTATAGACCAGAGGATGCTCTAGAACATGTCCAAGATAGCAAGGGAACTGATATACCAAAACCATTTACAGCGAAGCAGAAATTAGGGGAGGGTGACTACCGCGAGGAAGGAAACATTGTTTCTTCAACCAATATTTTTGCAGACAGG TACAAgggcgatgatgaggaagttgaTGTTGATTAA